The genomic stretch GATCAAGCGTTCAGAGCAGTAGTAGATAAACTAGTTGCTATTGATTATGCTGGTCAGCTGAATTGCAACTTCAATAGACATCTTTGCCAGCCAGGAATTTACATGTAGGGCCTATACAATGTGATGGTCATTCCCAAAGGAGAGTGGGTAGGGCACAAGCTGTAGTTGCCCTTAggaacagatctaggatcagtaaCCCCTATAAATCCCCCTTACCCGCATGGACCATTAGGGGAGGAGGGTCAGTCTTCGGTCTTGGAGCAACTTCTACCAaacaaggttattatagtaaacgaAAACTGAAACTAAAACTAAACATGAAAAAACAATTttgtaaactgaaataaaataattaacaaacccgtttttttttttttttttactaggaGATGGTGATGTTTCAAATAGGGCAGGTttgtgcatcactatcactagctatcactagTTAACAGGGACGAAATCCGCTATTAACACTCAAACTAAAACTGAAACGAAATAATATAAAAACGAAAGAGAAATGTTTTTATACAactcaaacaaaaaacaacaactagtAAAACAGGTCTGAAAACGAATTGAAGCTAAACTTAATTTCAAACAAATTGAAATAAAAacgaatataaaaacacaaaactataataaccttgctaCCAAGCAATTAGCACCAGTTGCCTGTTTGAAACTGAGAGATGTATAGTAGGAGAGAAGGTGAGGATTTTATTTtgatcagcccagtcaaaactgttcgctgctctggcaccccaatggtggaacaagctccctcacgacgccaggacagcggagtcactcaccaccttccggagacacttgaaaccccacctctttaaggaatacctgggataggataaagtaatccttctacccccaccccttacccccccccccaaaaaatattttataataaaaaaaacatattgtaaagtggttatcccactggctataaggtgaatgcaccaatttgtaagtctctctggataagagcgtctgctaaatgacgtaaatgtaaatgtaaatgtttatttaaccaggtaggccagttgagaacaagctcatttacaactgcgacctggccaagataaagcaaagcagtgcgataaaaaacaacaacaacacagagttacatatgggataaacataaacatacagtcaataacacaatagaaaaatagaaaatctataaacagtgtgtgcaaatttagtaagttatggaggtaagggaataaataggccatagtgcaaaataatatgGATGCTCTATGGAATGAGGATGCtctatggaaagagagaggggggagggagagagagtggaggagggggtATTGAACCAGCAGAGCAGAGAGCACAGAAGAGAGATGGATGTGTTGGGGAGTAGACATACTGTAAGAGTGTTAAGTAGCTGCACAGTTTAGAGTGAGACATTATCTGACAACTGTTTTCTCATTAAAGTCCCGCAGACAGTCAAATCTTTGCTTCAGAGCCGTCCTCCCATTGactgcctctctctccacagcTCCTCAGCCCTGATCCCAGACTAGTCTTCCCTCTGAGAGGAGAGTTCTTGGGGAGGTGGGACTCTTGGGAACCAGGCTTCCATCCCAACTGAATAGGACAAGCTGTGACTTTTAAAGACTTAATCTCCTCCCTGCCTCTGGTGAAGAGAACCGTTAATCTGTAGTCTTCTGTTAttactgaggaagaggaggaggaagcgggaggaatggagggagaaatagagggacggagagaggcaGGGGGATCTGAGACAGACCTTGGACCATTCATCCATCATAGATCGAGACATTAGCAGTTAGGTTTTAATAGTAAATGGTACAGATGAGTGACCCTCAAACCTAGAGGCAGTGAGGATATTGAGTTTTTAAAAGTCACATTATCTCAGCCAAACCCTCTTGTCTGtcagacagaggagaaagagagagagaaagagagagactgtttTCTGACTCGTTTGTGTATAGCTTTGATCCTGcaactacccactgggcaaaaactggttgaatcaacgttgtttccacgccaTTTCAACCAAATAAATCTATGTGATGactttgaatcaacgtggaaaactgattggatttgcaaaaagtcatcaacgtaagggcatttagTCTTTCTTCCACCCAAtgtttaacctaaatccaatgacatggtacaTTCTTTTGTTGATATTACGATGAATTCaccttagttgacaactcaaccaaatgtaaatcaaaactagaaatTGAACTGACATCCGTGCCCAGTGGGTAATGATATTATGCACAAACCCCCTCTGTTCCAGTTATCACAGACAGACGTCTTATTTACAAACACTGATGATTAGTCTGAAAGCAGAATGTTTAGTCTGGAAGCAGGATGAAACATTCAAGGGATTCTTCTGTCAGGCGAATAAGAGAGAACAGAAAATACCTTGACAGGTTACATCCTCAAACAAATAAAGATCTTGCAGTCAAATTGGAATGTTTGAGCAACATATCATCGTCCCCCTCCTCTGTGCTGGAATCTACTCTTGAGTTTTTGATGAAACACAACCCCAGCTGGCCCAACGGTACATCTAAGGTCTCACTATTAAGAGACTGTTAAACGTGTTTTGGTCTAAATGACTCCCAGGGTCCCGTGGCAGAGAGCAACGCGGTGTGAACACTGATCTCTCCCAGGGCCTTATACCCTTAACACAGATCACAGTCTATCCTCTGCCCCTCCGAGGTTCACTTCAGAAGACCACCAATTAGCTGTCTGCTCTAAAGCCTCTTTCTTAATATCCACAGCTTCAGAAGGAAATACCTCAATACTTTACATCAATCACTGGGCCAGACGGTGGTTATAGAACAGACCTGGTGGTGTCTCTCACTTAACCCTTAGTATCAGAgcatagtatctctctctctctctctctctctctctctctctctctctctctctctctctctctctctctctctctctctctctctctctccccatcagaCCTATGTATAATCTGCTGAGAGGGAAAGATATATTAAACTTTTCATACTTTTTCTTCCCTGGTCACCTGCCAAGTCCTTGAGAGAAGTGTCCTGTTATCTGACAGGGACAGTATGTACACACGTTCACTGCTACAGTACTGAATGTTGAGCTACAATGTTTTATTACCATGGCTGAAGTATACATTCATCACTGTGGGACAGGCTGTGTCTACAGAAAGGGAAACAGAGTAATTCTGCACTAAAACAGGCACTCAACTGTTTGACAGGCCCTGGCTCTCACCCTAATACAGCCACCGTAGACAGGCCCTGTTGTAACTATATGAAGAATATCATGTTAACCTGTAAGTCCGAGAATGTGCCTATTCCGAATAATCTATTTTCAGGACCACGGAGAGCCTCTCAACCATGCGCTGAAGAAAGCACTCTCACAGTCTCAGCACCATAGCAGTGGAAAGCGCCACTCTCTGCAACTGGGCTCCCCACCaatagtttcaagtttcaagtttcaagttttaatgtcacgtgcacaagtacagtgaaatgcctttcttgcaagctctaaacccaacaatgcagtaatcaatttcaatgtagtactaaaaataacataaggtagaacaaaaacacacaataaataaaaatatgaaataagaAGAACATGCAAAAGTAAGATAAACAGATTAGCAGCAGTGTAAATGAAGAttgtatatgagtgtgtgtgcgtgtgtgtagagtcagtataatgTTATATACTGTTGAATAGTCACATCCTCCCGCTTAAATAAAAGggatgttatgtgtgtgttggagtgtcagtgtgcgtgagtgtctagagtcctgtgagtgtgcatagagacagttcAAACATTTAAATagatacaagggtcaactcagtcCACGTAGCCatttttgttagctatttagcagtcttatggcttggggatagaaactgttcaggagcctgttggtgtcagacttgatgcattggtacctcttgccgtgcggaagcagagagaacagtctatggcttgggtggctggctggcgtctttaacgattttccgggccttcctttcacaccgcctgatatagaggtcctggatgagcagggagctctgccccaatgatgtactgggctgtccgcaccaccctctgtagtgtcaAGTGGTAGAGGgtggtgctgttgccataccaagcagtgatgcagccagtcaagatgctctcaatggtacagctgtagaaccttttgagggtTTGAGGGCCCAtaccaaactttttcaacctcctgaggggaagaggcgctgtcgtgcctttttttacgactgtgcgtgtgtgtggaccattttaagtccttagtgatttggaccccgaggaacttgaagctctcgacctaaTAGGGAATAAAACCTGATTTATTTTCATCTGCAAGTACTGCTTCGGGACTCCTTATTATACACCACAGGCCCTGTCTCTCACCCTAATACAGCAGCCCCCCTAAACTTAAATAGGCCCTGTCTCTCACCCTAATACAGCAGCCCACCTAACCTTAAATAGGCCCTGGCTCTCACCCTAATACAGCAGCCCACCTAACCTTAAATAGGCCCTGTCTCTCACCCTAATACAGCAGCCCACCTAACCTTAAATAGGCCCTGTCTCTCACCCTAATACAGCAGCCCACCTAACCTTAAATAGGCCCTGTCTCTCACCCTAATACAACAGCCCACCTAACCTTAAATAGGCCCTGTCTTTCACCCTAATACAGCAGCCCACCTAACCTTAAATAGGCCCTGTCTCTCACCCTAATACAGCAGCCCACCTAACCTTAAATAGGCCCTGTCTCTCACCCTAATACAACAGCCTACCTAACCTTAAATAGGCCCTGTCTTTCACCCTAATACAGCAGCCCACCTAACCTTAAATAGGCCCTGTCTCTCACCCTAATACAGCAGCCCACCTAACCTTAAATAGGCACTGTCTCTCACCCTAATACAGCAGCCCACCTAACCTTAAATAGGCCCTGTCTCTCACCCTAATACAGCAGCCCACCTAACCTTAAATAGGCCCTGTCTCTCACCCTAATACAGCAGCCCACCTAACCTTAAATAGGCCCTGTCTCTCACCCTAATACAGCCACCTTAGACATGGTGCCTCATTACACAGTCATACAGTGAGGTGAATAATTAGCAGGATGTGATCCTGCTGAGAGGAGGAAGTATGCatgacacacacactccatcctAAATTAGTTCATTCCACTGATTATACTCAAATCAATACAGAGTAATCACTGCTTgtcatgtagtgtgtgtgcgtgtttgtgtgtgttcatccACAAACATTCACCACCAACAGAAGCCACTCATCCTTATCCCTCAGTTCAGCCTGAGACAGTCGTCAGGGAGATGAGTGTGTCTGTAACAGTATTgaccggtggtggtggtggtgtgtctgtgtttgtgtctgtctgtgtgtgtgtgtgtgtgtgtgtgtgtttgacaatTGAAGTAACAATAATCAAATGCCATATGTGTGTCACCCAGTATCACCTCACCGCCTCTGGTCTCTCTGCACCTCAGTAGACTGCTGCTTGGTGTcctgtctgttctgctctgtctcCAGAGCGCTTTATAGAAGCAGATTACATCTCAACACAGATAGATAGTGTAGATGGAGGGAGACATTTTTTAAAGATTGATGCATTATTTTCATACTCCAAACCTAGGCTGAAACAGGTCTTTTGAAATCCAAGTTCAATTGAAACAGGTCTGTTTAAATCTCAGTTCAACTGAAACAGGTCTGTTTGAATCTCAGTTCTACTGAAACAGGTCTGTTTCAAACCCAGTTCAAATTAAACAGGTCTGTTTAAATCCCAGTTCAACTGAAACAGGTCTACCTCCAGCTTGTTAAATTAGTCATGCTAAGCTTTGCATCTCCAGGGGGACATGTCACTCTCCCAGTCCTAGCGCTTCAATCCACAAATTTACATTTAAATTGGTGCATTCCAATTACACAGCATCAGGTATCAGTCCCTATGATttcaatcaacacacacacacacacacacacacacacacacacacacacacacacacacacacacacacacacacaaacacactgaagcTGACGGGTTTAAATGAACCACTCTGGTGAGAAACACTACATACTTAAATACAGTGCgttactacagtacagtatgtgccGTTCCTTGACTTTAAATGAGTAGAAGTGTTCTATATTGTGTAAACTCTGGAGGAACAGACTCACAGACAGGTGATATgctgacagacaggagagaggtttGGGAGAGCAGATGTAACAAAGAGATcccaaaaccccaaacagcaagcaatgcagatgtagaagcactgtggctaggaaaaactccctagaaaggcaggaacctaggaaaaaacctagagaggagccaggctctgaggagtggccagtcctcttctgttcgtgccgggtggagattataagagtacatgaccATTAATGCcaaatcgttcttcaagatgttcaaacgttcatagatcaaataaaataaaataaaatgttattggccacatgcgccgaatacaacaggtgtagacattacagtgaaatgcttacttacagcccttaaccaacaatgcatttatttttaaataaaaaaacaacaaaaaagtgttgagaaaaaaagagcagaagtcaaataaaatgacagtagggaggctatatacaggggggaaccggtgcagagtcaatgtgcggggggcacaggctagttgaggtagttaatgtaatatgtacatttgggtagagttaaagtgactatgcataaatcattaacagagtagcagcagcgtaaaaagatggggtgggggtggaggtgggagggcagtgcaaatagtccaggtagccatgattagctattcaggagtcttatggcttgggagtagaagctgttgagaagtcttttggacctagacttggcactccggtaccgcttgccgtgcggtagcagagagaacagtctatgacgtggtcctctgtagctcagctggtagagcacggcgcttgtaacgccaaggttgtgggttcgatccccgggaccacctatacacaaataaatgtatgcacgcatgactgtaagtcgctttggataaaagcgtctgctaaatggcatattattattattattattactagggtggctggagtctttgacaattttgagggccttcctctgacaccgcctggtatagaggtcctggatggaagcttggccccagtgatatactgggccgtacgcactaccctctgtagtgccttgcggtcggaggccgagcagttgccataccaggcagtgatgcaaccagtcaggatgctctcgatggtgcagctgaataattttttgaggatctgaggacccatgccaaatctgtgtcagtgtctcctgagggggaataggctttgtcgtgccctcttcacgactgtcttggtgtgtttggaccatgatagtttgttggtgatgtggacaccaaggaacttgaagctctcaacctattccactacagccccgtcgatgagaatgggggcgtgctcagtccttttttctttcctgtagtccacaatcatctcctttgtcttggtcacggtgacggagaggttgttatcctggcaccacacggccaggtctctgacctcctccctataggctgtctcatcgttgtcggtgatcaggcctaccactgttgtgtcgtctgcaaacttaatgatggtgttggagtcgtgcctggccatgcagtcatgggtgaacagggagtacaggaggggactgagcacgcacccctgaggggcccccgtgttgaggatcagtgtggcagatgtgttgttacctacccttaccacctgggggcggcccgtcaggtagtccaggatccagttgcagagggaggtgtttagtcccaggatccttagcttagtgatgagctttgagggcactatggtgttgaatgctgagctgtagtcaatgaatagcattctcacgtaggtgttcctcttgtccaggtgggaaagggcagtgtggagtgcaatagagattgcataatctgtggatctgttggggcggtatgcaaattggagtgggtctagggtttctggggtaatggtgttgatgtgagccatgaccagcctttcaaagcacttcttggctacagatgtcagtgctacgggtcatttaggcaggttatcttagtgtccttgggcacggggactatggtggtctgcttgaaacatgttggtattacagactcagtcagggacatgttgaaaatgtcagtgaagacttgccagttggtcagcacatgctcggagtacacgtcctggtaatccgtctggccctgcggccttgtgaatgttgacctgcttaaaagtcttactcacatcggctacggagagcgtgatcacatagtcatccggaacagctggtgctctcatgcatgcttcagtgttgcttgcctcgaagcgagcatagaagtggtttagctcgtctggaagtcttgtgtcactgggcagctcgcggctgttaGATGACCagtagggtcaaataataatcacagtggttgtagcgGGTGCAACatgtcagcacctcaggagtaaatgtcagttggcttttcacagccgagcattcagaggtcgagacagcaggtaaggtagagagagagagagagagagagagagagttagagaaagagagagaggtagagaaagagagagagaggcaatgttTAGCTAGGCAATGTTTCTGATGTGTGATCGTGCATGCATATGTGTACATTTAATGATGTCTGAGAGTTTATCTAACTTGAGTTGTGCTTTTCTTCAAATCCATCCTTCACAAAAAGAAAGTCATAGTTGCTATGACAACTGTTCCACCTTGAAACAGTCTTCTCACAGCTAACTGTAGAAATACAAGGAAATCAGCATGATGAGTGCTTTCATATGAAAACTGTTGAATGCACTTAGTTTCACTTCTTTATTGATAAACTCTAAAGAAGTGGTAGCTAGAGTACAGAAATACTGTCTTCAGGGACAAGTatccacacacagatacacacacacacacagacaaacgcacacacatacacaaaacacacacaccaaaccacacacagagatgagCGTCTCCTTTTGTGCAGATTGTACTCCCTTTGATCAGTGTTGCACTGTGTGTATGCGCGTGTGTGTTTGCACGTGTGCGTGCATGTGATGAGGGTCATGGCTTTGATCAGTGATTTCATCAAGGGTGAGTATGTATGTGGGTAGTTGGGGGGTGGGGGTTATGAAATCAGCAGCTGGACTCTCATTGTTgattctttctcttctctctctctctctctctctctctctctctctctctctctctctccaggtgtgtgtgtgtgacatcatTGTTGagtccagagagaccagagagccTGCGGATAAGAAGCTACTGACACAGGGGTTACTGCTGGAGGAGACACACCAATGAACACACTTTACAGAGGTACACACAGCTTTTACAGCTATGGAGGATTAAGGTTCATTCATCATGTCTGGTCTTTCTGAAGTCCTTATCTACATGGTTTGAGTGTGAGTACGTTTTGAACTCTTACGCACCGTTCATCTATATACAGCTAGCCTTTTTGCAGACccttatcctcctctcctctcctcccccctttcccttcccctcccctcttctcctctcctctctaggatGGACTTGTCTAACTGTACAGAGGGGTTCTTCTCCCTGGGCGATGGGGGTGAAGAGGTTTCTATAACCCCCCCAAGTAAGATCCTCCTCACCCTCACCCTGTCCCTGCTCGCTGTCATGACAACAGCCATCAACTCCCTGGTGATCACAGCCATCATCGTAACCAGGAAGTTGCATCACCCGGCCAACTACCTGATCTGCTCTTTGGCGGTGACAGACCTGCTGGTGGCCATCTTGGTCATGCCATTCAGCATCCTCTACATACAGAGGTTGCTACATAGATTCAACGAATTTTTGCACAATTGATTGATTTGTATTGCAGCATAAAGTGTCTTACAGCATTTCAGATGCCCatatatgcttaaaatacttattttatcaaagtatacactgagtgtacaaaacattaagaacaccttgctaataatgagttgcaaccccccttttgccctcagaactccctcaattcgttggggcatggactctacaaggtgtcaaagcgttccacagggatgctggcccatgttgactccaatgcttcccacagttgtgtcaattaagctggtcctttgggtggtggaccattcttgatacacacgggaaactgttgagagtgaaaaacccagcagcgttgcagttcttgacacaaaccgtgcgcctggcacctactaccatacccccgttcaaaggtacttcaatcttttgtcttgcccattcaccctctgaatggcacacatacacaatccatgtctcaattatctcaaggcttaaaaatccttctttaacctgtctccacttcaatcatctacactgattgaagtggatttaacaagtgacatcaatcagGGATCATAGCGTTTACCtggattcaactggtcagtctatgtcatggaaagagcaggtgttcttaatgttttgttcactcagtgtacAGTTTGTGAGCATTATAATAAAGTACTTAATAATGAAGTGCTGTAACAAACATAATCACTATCATTATTCTGTCTGAATTCTCAGGGAGAGCTGGCAGATGGGAGAGTCTGTGTGTTACATGTGGCTGAGTGTTGACATCACCTGCTGCACCTGTTCCATCCTCCACCTGGCAGCCATTGCTCTAGACCGCTACCGGGCCATCACTGACGCCGTGGAGTATTCACACAAACGCACTAGCCTCCGAGCCGGGATCACTGTCGGCGTGGTCTGGTTTCTGTCCGTCCTCAtatcccttccccctctcctgtGGAGGAACCATGGTGGGGAGCCGGAAGAGGACCAGTGTCTGATAACTCACCACCACATCGCCTTTACCCTCTACTCCACCCTGGGAGCCTTCTATATCCCCCtgctcctcatcctcatcctctacTATAAGATCTACAGAGCAGCTCAGACTCTGTACCTCCGCAGGGGGGCCAGCAGGGGGGCCAGCCAACACTCCTCCATGGTCAACGGAACCACCCTCCCCTCCTGCCCCCCTAATGGGGACCCCCATAGTCCCGACACCCTGAACCCCCAGGAGAAGTCCTACTCAGACCCCACCACAGAGGGAGACCGCGTGCGCATTACTGTAAAGAGTCCCCAAAGTGAGTCGAGGCAGGAGCGTGAGTGTTCGTTGAGACGGCAGCGTATCTCGGGGACCAGGGAGCGGCGGGCTGCATCTACACTAGGGCTGATACTGGGGGCCTTCGTGGTCTGCTGGCTGCCTTTCTTCCTGAAGGAGGTGATCATCAACACATGTGGCTCCTGCAGCACCTCCATAGAGCTGGCTGACTTCCTCACCTGGCTGGGGTACCTCAACTCCCTCATCAACCCTCTCATCTACACTATCTTCAATGAGGACTTTAAGAAGGCCTTCCAGAGACTGGTTAGGTGTAGGCATCGCCTCTGACACAGACGGAgaggacacacatgcacacacacacaaacacgtgcacGGCTTTCAGTTCTGAGTTGTGTTGGGCCCGGGATGGTATCTGACTGCCTGAGATCAGAGACTATCGACAGAGAGTAAAGACAAGAGACTTAAAATGTTTTACTGGAGAAAATGACCTGTAAGACTCTGTCAAGACTATGAGACACTCCAGCCAGGTCAGTCTAATGGGACTGGCACATTGCTGAGCTCTGGAGGTAAGTTAGGAGGACCTCAGATCCATAAGAGTCTATTTATGGAGAGCCCTGAGATCATCATTTTCTTGTTTGGATGGGTTATTGACGTGGCCGGGATGGTGTTTAATGACATTGAAAGGacaaaaacagactgaaacagaatAGCTTACCATGGTGTTTCTGTCTGTTCTATAACTATCAACCTCCCCAAGCTAGTCTGCTCTGTAGACATATCTGAAATAAAACATATCAAAAGAATTTCAACTTTTATTCCCCAAACAATATTTGTTGTGATCATTATTTTTGTTTAACCCACCAAAGTAGTGTTTAAAGTGTTGTtaataaactacagtaaatattcCACTTATACAGTGCAACTTTGATCTTATCTGCCGTATGGGTACTTTATATTCTGTGGTCTTAATACAGAGACCTCTATAGCTCTATAGCTGATTAAGGAGGAAGAGAGTTGCCCCACCCTTTTCCTCCACCAGTAGCACAGAGAGCTCTGTTCCAGAACACTCCTAAGCACAGCAGGATAATGAGTGTGCACAGGAAGTGCTGGAAAACCCATTATTCTACTCCCACTCATACATTTAGAATAGCACATATTTTCTTTACTGTAGTTCCAGGGGGCATTTTTTGTGAGGCAAATGTAGGGggatttgttttttaaattaataaCAAAATGATATGGTTTTAAAATGAGAATGTGATACAGTGTATTCTCATAAGGAGAATATGACACCTATGACACTAGAAAGAGGGGGGATGGCATGGTTTTATGGAACGTGCCTCCCCTCTGATGGTACAGTTCCCTCAAACTGTGGTTCCTCCCTCTACACCCagacagtatctacagtatagcAGGGTAGAGATTAGGTATTCTATGATTCATACAGTATGAAATCTATCTCAACTTTAACCTGCTAAATACCATCTGGGTGGGGAACTAATATTACAATTTTACATTATTCTGAAGGAAGGGATAGCTGGTCTTAACAGTATCTGAATGTAGCCTATACATGTGAGTTTATAAATTGACAGCATGTTGAACAGGTTGATAGATTCATCCCAGCACTGAACACAGAAGGCTTCAACAGCAGTGACCGTCCCACAGACAGCACGAGCACAATGTCAGAATTGTTGTGTAATGGCGCCCTCCTCAGGATGACAGCAGGTATTTCATTTCCGGTTGATCAAAAATGCACAGAATTCAAAATGACAACAAGTTGACTGTGATTTTGTTTTGGAGTTTGTTG from Coregonus clupeaformis isolate EN_2021a chromosome 29, ASM2061545v1, whole genome shotgun sequence encodes the following:
- the htr1fa gene encoding 5-hydroxytryptamine receptor 1F yields the protein MDLSNCTEGFFSLGDGGEEVSITPPSKILLTLTLSLLAVMTTAINSLVITAIIVTRKLHHPANYLICSLAVTDLLVAILVMPFSILYIQRESWQMGESVCYMWLSVDITCCTCSILHLAAIALDRYRAITDAVEYSHKRTSLRAGITVGVVWFLSVLISLPPLLWRNHGGEPEEDQCLITHHHIAFTLYSTLGAFYIPLLLILILYYKIYRAAQTLYLRRGASRGASQHSSMVNGTTLPSCPPNGDPHSPDTLNPQEKSYSDPTTEGDRVRITVKSPQSESRQERECSLRRQRISGTRERRAASTLGLILGAFVVCWLPFFLKEVIINTCGSCSTSIELADFLTWLGYLNSLINPLIYTIFNEDFKKAFQRLVRCRHRL